Below is a window of Pseudarthrobacter equi DNA.
GTGAACGCGATCGCTCTCCACCCGTCGGGCGGCTACGTCTTCCTTGACACGGGCGGTGCCGGCTGGTGGGTGGTTTTTCAGCCTGATGCCGGGCCTGGTCTGCACTGGCGGCAGCGCCCGGGAGACATCCTGGCGTGCAGCGCCGCCTTCGATGAGATGGTCCACGTGGTGGTGCTGGCCTCGCATGTCCGGGGAGCCGACGCCCTGGCTGCCTTCCATTCCGCGATGCCCGCCACCCTCGAAGAGGCCGTGGACGTGGCCGCCGCGCTCACCACCCCCACCAAGTTGGAATAGTTCCGGGACGGCGCCAGAGCTACCTCGTCCAGCGAAGTGGCAGTGATGCGTTCACCATAAGGAACGCGAGGAGGAACCAGCCACCGCAGAGAAGAACCGGGTCCGGTGTGAGGACGCTGTAGTGGATGCCGTTCTCGCCGCCAACGTGCGGAACCCTCATCAGGCATCCTGCAGTCATCAGGCCCACGGCGATAGCGGATACTGCGACATATGCTCTGGCGTTGCCTGCCCACCGGCGGTTGACCCACGGTATGAGGCGAACGGGCAGGCCAAGCACAACGAGTGAGACGATAGCGACCGCTGCCACCACGAGACCGCTCAGAGCCAGGCCGACCAAACTCAACAACCCGTCATAGTCGACCGTCAGGGACAGCTGGATGATGCACCAGCTTGGCGCCATCAAAGCCAAGGCCAGAACCAACTGGCCGAGCGGAGCCAACCCCGTGCTTCCGTAACGTTGTCTAGGAAGGTCTCCCAGCGTTTGAGGTGCCGCCGGTGGGGCGATGAAGTGCTGCCAGTTCGCATCCCGGTAGTGCGTTTCGGGGCTCACTGGGTAGCGCGGAGGCCCTTGCGGAAGACCCGCGGCCGCGTCCTGTGCTTGGTCGCGCATATCGTCCCTACGCCGCTCGCCCGTGGCCGCCGCGGCGCCTCAATCGAAACGACGCGTTTACCGCCAGGAAAGTAAGGGCGAAGCATCCTGCCGTGAGGAAGCCAGGATGAGGCGTAGTCACGTCGAACGGAATTCCGTCGATTTCGCCAACTTGGCGCTCCGAAATATTGAAGCCGGAAATCAGGAGCCCTGCACCGGCTGCAGCGATGAGAACGTAGAGCCCCCAGTTCCCCAGCCACCAGCTGCTCAGCCGGCGGTTCAGGCGAAGAGGAAGTCCAAGCGCGATGCCTGCCCCCATGACGAAAATGGGCCCAAAGAGGAGCAGGATGATGGTGCCCAGGAACTCATATCCAACGCTCGCTGGCATCAGGCAGACGAACCACAGGACCGAAAGAATTGGATACGCGATGGCCAGTTGCCTGATGGGGGCGATATCAGGCATGTCCGCTGGTCTCACCCAGACGCCTGGCGCGTGGGTTTGTACCTCCGCGTGGACTCTTGGCCGTGCAGGTGAGTCACCTTGTTCCCCCATCCCGCCATTATGCCGGAGTTGTTTGGCTCGTAGATGGATCGTTCAACGCGCACCGCCGGCCGGTCTGCAAGCCGCTTAGGATTTCACTCATGGCACCCCCAACTAACTAGCAGTAGATGTCGTTTTGGGGCCCCATAACGGCATCTACTGCGACCTAGTTGGGAGAGCGGGAAACTGCGTGCGCCGCCCCGTGTAGGGTCAACGGGTGGAATCTCAGAGGACTGCGACGCTCACGGGCATACTGGACGGACTCGGGAACCGGCGGCAGGGCCCGGACTCAGGAGCAGTAAGTAGCGGATGGAAGCTCCCGGCCGCCCTGGGGCTCCTTGCATTCTGCGTGGCCTTCGTGGGCATGTGGATCCCCTCCTTCTGGGACGACGAGATCGCCACCATCTCCGCCGCCCGCCGCTCCCCCGGCGAACTGCTGCTGCTCCTTCAGTCCGTGGACGCCGTGCACGGGCTGTACTACCTCTTCATGCACTTCTGGACCTCCGTGTTTGGATTCTCGGAGATCGCCATGCGGATCCCGTCAGCCCTGGCCGTGGGGCTGGCGTGCGCCGGAACCACCATCATTGGCCGCAGGCTGGGTTCACCTACCACGGGCATCGCCGCCGGCCTGGTCCTGGCCTTCCTTCCCCGCATGGTCTGGGCCGGCACCGAGGCCCGGCAGTCCGCCTTCGCGGCGCTGCTGGCCGTGGCCCTCACCCTGCTCCTGCTGCGGGCCTGGGAGTCCAACCGCGTCCTCGACTGGGTGCTGTACGGCCTGTGCGCGGTGGTGGGCGTCTGGATGTTCATGTTCTTCGTCCTCGCCGTGATGGCGCACGCAGCGGCAGCGGTAATCCTGCGGCGGCGGGTCCTCGGAACGCTGGTAGCCTCCGCAGTGGCCGGTGCCACGGTGTTGCCGTTCGTCCTGCACGCCCTGGGGCAGAAGGCACAGGTGGACTGGATCCAGAACCGCTCGCTCGCCCAGACCCTCATGACCGCGGCCGTGAAGCAGTTCTTCTACGGCGATGACAGGCCCACCAACAACGCTCCGCCGCAGTGGGTCCTCGGCGCCATGCTGGTGCTCGGCGTGATCGAGGTGGGCCTGGTGGTGTGGGGTATCTGGGCTTCCCGGCGCCACGGCCGGCACCGGACTCTCATCGTCCTGGGCCTCTCCATCATCCTGCTCCCGGCCCTGGGGCTCCTGCTGGTCAGCGTGCTGGCCCAGCCGGTCTACGTGGCCAGATACCTGACCTTCACCGCCCCCGCCTTCGCCCTGCTGGTGGGCCTGGGGATCTCCCAGCTGCCCGCCCGGAAAGCCTGGCTGCGCCCGGTGGCGCTGGCCGCCGTCGTCCTCTGCAGCCTGGTTCCCCAGCTGACCATCAAGAGCGTGGTCAGCGAACCCGCCGACACCGAGCGCCGCGTCGCCGGCATGCTGGACGGGGCACTCCCCCGGCCCGCCGCCGTCGTGTTCGGGGAGCCGTACCTGCGCGACCTCGCCCTGGCCTATCCGGAACACTTCGACGGCGTGGCAGACCTCGCGCTGGAGGCAAGCCCAGCGGAGTCCGGAACGCTGTGGGGCGTGAACTCGCCCGTCGCCGCCGGTGAACTGGCCCGCCGCGGAAATGTCCTCTTCGTCGGCCAGGCCGGCGCGCCGGCCGACCTCTCCGCCTTCGCCGAAGCGGGCTGCCGGGAAACGGACAACCGGCCCTTCGAGCGCATGGTGCTGATTTCCTTCACCTGTTCCTGACCGGCCGCGCTCACATCCCCAACTAACTAGCAGTAGATGTCGTTTTGGGGCCCCATAACGACATCTACTGCGACCTAGTTGGGGGCGGGATACGCTGTCGTGATGCCCCACCTTGCCGACCTGCTGCCCACCCTGGCGGCGCTCGCCATCCTGGTGGCACTCACGGTGGGCGTCCTCTGGGGCTCCCGGACGCCGCAGTACCTCGCCCCCGCCGTGGCCATCCTCCGCGGCGCCGCCCAACTGGCCCTCATCAGCCTCATCCTGGGCGGCATCATCAGCGATCCGCTGTGGGTGGGCGCGGCGTTGCTGGTCATGTTCAGCGTGGCGGCCACGACGGCGGCGCGCCGGCTGGGCTGGTCGTGGCACCGGTTTGCCGTGGTGGGCGGAACAATGGCGCTGGGCATCACGGTGACCCTGGGCGTGGTGTTCGCAACCGGCGCGATCGACTTCACGCCGCGGTACGTGCTGGCGGTGGGCGGCATTGTGATCGGCAACTGCATGAGCATTGCCACCCTGGCCGGGCGCCGGTTCTACGAGGCCGTCAACGAGCAGTGGGACCAAGTGGAAGGGTGGCTGGCGCTGGGTGCCACCGCCGGAGTGGCCACACTGACGCAGGCCCGGCAGTCCGTGCATTCGGCCCTGATCCCCTCCACGGACCAGACCAAAACCACCGGCCTAGTCACGCTTCCCGGCGCGTTCGTGGGCGCCATTTTCGGCGGCGCCTCACCGCTCGAGGCGGGCCGGTTCCAG
It encodes the following:
- a CDS encoding ZIP family transporter → MRDQAQDAAAGLPQGPPRYPVSPETHYRDANWQHFIAPPAAPQTLGDLPRQRYGSTGLAPLGQLVLALALMAPSWCIIQLSLTVDYDGLLSLVGLALSGLVVAAVAIVSLVVLGLPVRLIPWVNRRWAGNARAYVAVSAIAVGLMTAGCLMRVPHVGGENGIHYSVLTPDPVLLCGGWFLLAFLMVNASLPLRWTR
- a CDS encoding ABC transporter permease, with the translated sequence MPHLADLLPTLAALAILVALTVGVLWGSRTPQYLAPAVAILRGAAQLALISLILGGIISDPLWVGAALLVMFSVAATTAARRLGWSWHRFAVVGGTMALGITVTLGVVFATGAIDFTPRYVLAVGGIVIGNCMSIATLAGRRFYEAVNEQWDQVEGWLALGATAGVATLTQARQSVHSALIPSTDQTKTTGLVTLPGAFVGAIFGGASPLEAGRFQVVVLASIMAAGSITAVVLLRSLRGVKVRPAVP
- a CDS encoding glycosyltransferase family 39 protein, whose product is MESQRTATLTGILDGLGNRRQGPDSGAVSSGWKLPAALGLLAFCVAFVGMWIPSFWDDEIATISAARRSPGELLLLLQSVDAVHGLYYLFMHFWTSVFGFSEIAMRIPSALAVGLACAGTTIIGRRLGSPTTGIAAGLVLAFLPRMVWAGTEARQSAFAALLAVALTLLLLRAWESNRVLDWVLYGLCAVVGVWMFMFFVLAVMAHAAAAVILRRRVLGTLVASAVAGATVLPFVLHALGQKAQVDWIQNRSLAQTLMTAAVKQFFYGDDRPTNNAPPQWVLGAMLVLGVIEVGLVVWGIWASRRHGRHRTLIVLGLSIILLPALGLLLVSVLAQPVYVARYLTFTAPAFALLVGLGISQLPARKAWLRPVALAAVVLCSLVPQLTIKSVVSEPADTERRVAGMLDGALPRPAAVVFGEPYLRDLALAYPEHFDGVADLALEASPAESGTLWGVNSPVAAGELARRGNVLFVGQAGAPADLSAFAEAGCRETDNRPFERMVLISFTCS